A stretch of the Neodiprion lecontei isolate iyNeoLeco1 chromosome 4, iyNeoLeco1.1, whole genome shotgun sequence genome encodes the following:
- the LOC107216602 gene encoding immunoglobulin domain-containing protein oig-4 isoform X2, with amino-acid sequence MRKWWLIHLFLLMTACTPGLNAAKGGGGRRGGRGRGRLYGSRMPILIPHQNTASTNYYENKDGAKIVKASHFELDYMLGRKITFFCMARGFPRPEITWFKDGIELYHHKFFQVHEWPMGNDTMKSKMEIDPTTQKDAGYYECQADNQYAVDRRGFRTDY; translated from the exons ATGAGGAAATGGTGGTTGATCCATTTATTCCTATTAATGACAGCCTGTACTCCAGGCTTGAACGCGGCGAAAGGTGGTGGTGGAAGAAGGGGCGGCAGGGGACGTGGAAGATTGTACGGTTCGCGTATGCCAATCCTAATTCCACACCAAAACACCGCCAGTACTAATTATTACGAGAACAAAGAT GGGGCTAAAATTGTGAAGGCTTCGCATTTCGAGCTGGACTACATGctgggaagaaaaataactttcttTTGCATGGCGAGGGGTTTCCCAAGGCCAGAAATAACTTGGTTCAAAGATGGTATCGAGCTCTATCACCACAAATTCTTCCAG GTGCACGAATGGCCAATGGGGAATGACACGATGAAgtcaaaaatggaaattgaTCCTACGACACAGAAAGATGCCGGTTACTACGAATgccaagcggataatcagtaTGCCGTTGACAGACGTGGATTCAGAACAGACTAT TGA
- the LOC107216602 gene encoding immunoglobulin domain-containing protein oig-4 isoform X1, which yields MRKWWLIHLFLLMTACTPGLNAAKGGGGRRGGRGRGRLYGSRMPILIPHQNTASTNYYENKDGAKIVKASHFELDYMLGRKITFFCMARGFPRPEITWFKDGIELYHHKFFQVHEWPMGNDTMKSKMEIDPTTQKDAGYYECQADNQYAVDRRGFRTDYVMITY from the exons ATGAGGAAATGGTGGTTGATCCATTTATTCCTATTAATGACAGCCTGTACTCCAGGCTTGAACGCGGCGAAAGGTGGTGGTGGAAGAAGGGGCGGCAGGGGACGTGGAAGATTGTACGGTTCGCGTATGCCAATCCTAATTCCACACCAAAACACCGCCAGTACTAATTATTACGAGAACAAAGAT GGGGCTAAAATTGTGAAGGCTTCGCATTTCGAGCTGGACTACATGctgggaagaaaaataactttcttTTGCATGGCGAGGGGTTTCCCAAGGCCAGAAATAACTTGGTTCAAAGATGGTATCGAGCTCTATCACCACAAATTCTTCCAG GTGCACGAATGGCCAATGGGGAATGACACGATGAAgtcaaaaatggaaattgaTCCTACGACACAGAAAGATGCCGGTTACTACGAATgccaagcggataatcagtaTGCCGTTGACAGACGTGGATTCAGAACAGACTATGTTATGATCACCTactaa
- the LOC107216690 gene encoding immunoglobulin domain-containing protein oig-4, which yields MNYSKAVILLAIIFLHCYEISARRGRGRGRSKSRVQIGLPITGKYRDRESDEYYNNNNGAKILSSSHFDYEYVLGHKIAFVCSARGTPRPHITWFKDGTEIYTHLYMNIHEWRTGTDRVKSKLEIDPATQMDAGVYECTADNMYSIDRRSFKTDFSIAFD from the exons atgaattattcaaaagcTGTAATATTACTAGCAATCATTTTTCTACATTGTTATGAAATATCTGCAAGAAGAGGTCGAGGAAGAGGCAGAAGTAAATCGCGAGTTCAAATTGGACTGCCGATCACCGGAAAATACCGAGATCGAGAAAGTGATGAATattataacaacaacaat GGTGCCAAAATCTTATCGTCATCGCATTTTGACTATGAATATGTTTTGGGGCATAAAATCGCATTCGTATGTTCCGCTCGAGGTACTCCGCGCCCCCACATTACATGGTTCAAGGATGGTACAGAAATTTACACTCACCTATACATGAAC ATACACGAATGGCGAACAGGAACTGACagagtaaaatcaaaactggAAATCGATCCAGCAACGCAAATGGATGCCGGGGTTTACGAATGCACAGCAGATAACATGTATAGTATCGACAGACGATCCTTCAAGACTGACTTTTCTATTGCATTTGATTAA
- the LOC107221896 gene encoding guanine nucleotide-binding protein subunit beta-2 — MGKDDAETTKLKQELEDLINKCKEDQKKQQDATLEETCSGLADAPKVKLTTKKLLKGHINKVNSVHFSGDSRHCVTGSLDGKLIIWDTWTGNKVQVIPLRSAWVMSVAFAPSGNYVACGGMDNMCTVYDVNNRDATGAAKIVRELLGYEGFLSSCRFLDDKTIITGSGDMKICMWDLEAGKKTTDFNAHNGDVVSISLAPDGQTYVTGSVDKTCKLWDMREEKARQTFFGHEADVNSVCYHPSGQAFATASEDKTARLWDFRSDQQLATFKPPNTNPGFTSCGLSLSGRFIFCGSDDNSIHIWDTLKVQHNGVLAGHDNRVTSLSVAGSGMAIASCSWDQHVRVWV, encoded by the exons atggGCAAAGATGACGCAGAGACTACAAAACTGAAGCAAGAACTCGAGGACTTGATCAACAAATGCAAA GAAGAccaaaaaaaacagcaagacGCAACTCTAGAAGAGACCTGCAGCGGATTGGCGGACGCTCCAAAAGTAAAGCTGACCACAAAGAAGCTGCTTAAAGGTCACATCAACAAGGTCAATTCTGTCCATTTCAGTGGAGACAGCAG ACATTGCGTGACGGGGTCGTTGGAtggaaaattgataatatgGGATACCTGGACCGGAAACAAGGTGCAGGTAATTCCGTTGCGCTCTGCGTGGGTAATGTCCGTGGCTTTTGCACCCTCGGGTAACTACGTAGCCTGTGGAGGAATGGACAACATGTGCACCGTTTACGACGTCAACAATCGCGACGCTACCGGGGCCGCGAAAATCGTTCGCGAGCTTCTCGGCTACGAAGGTTTTCTTTCATCTTGTAGATTTCTCGACGACAAAACCATCATCACTGGATCAGGGGACATGAAAAT ATGTATGTGGGATCTGGAAGCAGGAAAGAAGACAACAGATTTCAATGCCCATAACGGTGACGTGGTTAGCATAAGCCTGGCACCCGATGGTCAGACATACGTTACCGGATCTGTCGATAAAACTTGCAAGTTATGGGATATGCGGGAAGAAAAAGCGAGACAAACTTTCTTCGGTCACGAGGCTGACGTTAATTCCGTTTGC TACCATCCGTCTGGACAGGCCTTCGCGACGGCATCCGAGGACAAGACTGCGCGTCTTTGGGACTTCCGTTCGGACCAACAATTAGCAACGTTCAAACCGCCAAACACTAATCCGGGTTTCACGTCTTGCGGATTATCGCTGAGTGGGAGGTTCATATTCTGCGGTAGCGACGACAATTCCATTCACATATGGGACACCCTGAAGGTTCAACACAAcg GCGTTTTGGCGGGACACGATAACAGAGTGACATCGCTGAGCGTTGCCGGAAGTGGAATGGCCATAGCGAGCTGCTCTTGGGATCAGCACGTCAGAGtttgggtgtaa